The Montipora capricornis isolate CH-2021 chromosome 1, ASM3666992v2, whole genome shotgun sequence genome contains a region encoding:
- the LOC138042138 gene encoding zinc finger protein SNAI2-like: MPKAFLVKKKTDKIKRVPSNFIPAIPVIGYTRDFQHPDTQSTKQAGVAYQIPAEICWQKRLFSYPAEVTSLSVTREESAKSANLESSQKQKQIDLSSIDENSHEIAAGQTPTNIYECQDCRKSYSSVTSLLRHQQYNCHPHHKRPFHCKYCEKLYVSLGALKMHIRTHTLPCKCKICGKAFSRPWLLQGHIRTHTGEKPYKCPNCQRAFADRSNLRAHLQTHSEVKKYSCGLCTKSFSRMSLLLKHEGSGCPGNGP, encoded by the exons ATGCCAAAAGCATTCTTAGTGAAGAAGAAAACCGACAAGATCAAACGAGTTCCTTCAAATTTTATCCCAGCCATTCCGGTAATCG GTTACACTCGAGATTTTCAACATCCTGACACTCAAAGTACCAAGCAAGCAGGAGTTGCCTATCAAATTCCTGCTGAAATCTGCTGGCAAAAGCGGCTTTTCTCGTATCCAGCGGAAGTGACAAGTCTTTCAGTGACAAGAGAAGAGTCGGCTAAAAGCGCTAACCTAGAGTCcagtcaaaaacaaaaacaaattgatttatCGAGCATCGATGAAAACAGCCATGAAATCGCCGCGGGGCAAACACCGACAAACATCTACGAATGTCAAGATTGCAGAAAAAGTTACTCGTCTGTCACTTCTTTACTTCGTCACCAGCAATACAACTGCCATCCACACCACAAGCGGCCTTTCCATTGCAAATATTGTGAGAAACTCTACGTGTCGCTCGGAGCACTTAAAATGCACATCCGAACACACACACTTCCATGCAAGTGCAAAATTTGCGGCAAGGCCTTCAGCCGACCTTGGCTACTCCAGGGACATATCAGAACACACACCGGGGAGAAGCCTTACAAATGCCCGAACTGCCAGCGAGCTTTCGCCGACAGATCCAACCTCCGCGCGCACCTACAAACTCATTCGGAAGTCAAAAAATACTCTTGCGGCCTCTGCACAAAATCTTTTTCAAGAATGTCGCTGTTACTGAAGCATGAAGGCAGCGGATGCCCTGGAAATGGCCCTTGA